Proteins from a single region of Bartonella sp. M0283:
- a CDS encoding LemA family protein, translating into MKNDSHSLKLPLIFLLFSFLLPVLSGCGFNTIPTNEEKAHAAWSEVLNQYQRRSDLIPNLVETVKGYAQHEQAVLTGVVEARAKATQTNINADMLNNPEAMQQFINNQSNLTGALSRLMAVAENYPDLKANQNFLALQSQLEGTENRIAVARRDYIEAVRIYNTALKTMPTMIWTWLWYRDAKPMPTFSIDEAAEKAPKVEFNK; encoded by the coding sequence ATGAAAAACGACTCTCATTCCCTCAAATTGCCCCTTATTTTTCTACTATTTTCATTTCTTCTGCCGGTCCTGTCTGGATGCGGATTTAATACGATTCCAACGAATGAAGAAAAAGCTCATGCCGCTTGGAGTGAAGTTCTCAACCAATATCAACGACGATCAGATCTGATACCTAATCTCGTTGAAACAGTGAAGGGATATGCTCAGCATGAACAGGCTGTATTGACCGGTGTTGTCGAGGCACGTGCAAAGGCAACGCAGACAAACATTAACGCCGATATGCTCAATAATCCCGAGGCAATGCAACAATTTATCAACAACCAGTCCAATCTCACCGGAGCCCTCTCGCGCTTGATGGCAGTGGCTGAAAATTATCCAGATTTGAAAGCGAATCAAAATTTTCTTGCTCTACAATCGCAACTGGAAGGAACAGAAAATAGGATTGCTGTTGCAAGACGTGATTATATAGAAGCGGTTCGTATCTACAACACTGCACTCAAAACCATGCCAACTATGATTTGGACTTGGTTGTGGTATCGCGACGCAAAGCCCATGCCGACATTTTCAATCGACGAAGCAGCCGAGAAAGCACCTAAGGTCGAGTTCAACAAATGA
- a CDS encoding YgcG family protein has product MNHFRWPINRALFFLGLAFIFITPFVCANTLAEDSLPALSGRVVDNANLLSPTARASLTAKLASLEDKTGDQIVVATLPTLSGYDIETFANSLFRRWALGQKQMNNGVLLLIAPSERQVRIEVGYGLEGVLTDALSSTIINAIILPNFRQDNFEKGVVEGVAAIADVLTGSKADFDARVHNYQQIEQERLKQQQRQDMIANTVAVLIFLFFFVLPVLASIFGTKVGPRRYRWLGIVFVLWFLGSGRGGGFGGGGFGGGFGGGSGGFGGGFGGGGGSSGGGGASGRW; this is encoded by the coding sequence ATGAATCATTTCCGTTGGCCAATCAACAGAGCACTATTTTTTCTCGGATTGGCCTTCATCTTCATCACGCCATTTGTGTGTGCTAACACGTTAGCAGAAGATTCTCTGCCTGCCCTTTCTGGCCGAGTTGTTGATAATGCCAATCTGTTAAGTCCAACGGCAAGAGCCTCTTTAACTGCGAAGCTCGCTTCTCTGGAGGACAAAACAGGCGACCAAATCGTCGTTGCTACATTACCTACCCTATCGGGATACGATATCGAGACCTTTGCAAATTCCTTATTCAGACGCTGGGCATTAGGGCAAAAGCAGATGAATAATGGCGTGTTGCTGCTCATAGCTCCAAGCGAGAGACAAGTTAGAATCGAGGTCGGCTATGGTCTGGAAGGAGTTCTGACTGACGCTCTTTCTTCGACCATTATTAATGCAATTATTTTACCAAATTTCAGGCAAGATAATTTTGAAAAAGGTGTTGTTGAAGGAGTTGCGGCGATCGCCGATGTTCTGACAGGTAGCAAAGCAGATTTTGATGCACGCGTTCACAACTACCAACAGATTGAACAGGAAAGACTTAAACAACAACAAAGACAGGACATGATTGCGAATACCGTTGCCGTTCTAATATTTTTATTCTTTTTTGTACTTCCGGTACTTGCATCGATTTTCGGTACAAAAGTCGGACCAAGACGTTACCGTTGGCTTGGCATAGTGTTTGTTCTCTGGTTCTTGGGGTCCGGCAGAGGCGGAGGATTCGGTGGAGGCGGATTCGGTGGTGGATTTGGCGGAGGTTCCGGCGGCTTCGGCGGTGGCTTTGGCGGCGGCGGCGGTTCATCGGGAGGCGGTGGAGCTTCAGGGCGATGGTAA
- a CDS encoding TPM domain-containing protein — protein MVMQTNSSNYTTILQRDQISAAICSAEKSTNGEIFAVFAKESDNYFFISFFIWTVAIFFTSIIAAYGIHWFWHDVPLHYFASTVLAIHLLGLFYLSILPQLRLLITLAAIKNRICHANAVRQFLAQNINHTKKRTGILLFISQAEHYAEVISDIKIVEKVPAEIWTDIVKGMMTKAREGHLTEAYLEAIKKSGAVLTHYFPRNATTENELPDHIIEI, from the coding sequence ATGGTAATGCAAACAAACTCTTCAAATTATACGACTATTCTTCAACGTGATCAAATTAGTGCAGCTATTTGCTCCGCAGAAAAGTCGACGAACGGAGAAATTTTCGCGGTTTTTGCAAAAGAAAGTGACAATTATTTTTTCATTTCATTTTTCATTTGGACTGTAGCGATTTTTTTTACTTCAATCATTGCGGCCTATGGAATTCATTGGTTTTGGCATGATGTTCCCCTACATTATTTTGCCTCCACCGTCCTTGCCATCCACCTTCTGGGCTTGTTTTATTTGTCGATTTTACCGCAGTTACGACTTCTCATAACACTGGCCGCAATTAAAAATCGCATTTGTCATGCGAATGCAGTGCGGCAATTTCTTGCGCAAAATATCAATCATACAAAGAAACGGACAGGTATCCTGCTTTTCATTTCGCAAGCTGAACATTATGCGGAAGTTATATCGGATATCAAAATTGTCGAAAAAGTACCTGCAGAAATCTGGACTGATATTGTCAAAGGAATGATGACCAAGGCAAGGGAAGGCCATTTGACCGAAGCTTATCTCGAAGCCATAAAAAAGTCAGGCGCAGTACTGACACACTATTTTCCACGGAACGCAACTACCGAAAACGAATTACCCGACCATATCATCGAAATATAA
- the lipB gene encoding lipoyl(octanoyl) transferase LipB — MNNNIRQNLNHIFLPSVSPARPVEWLVSDGLTPYPYALHEMEERIAKIASGEADERIWLLEHPPVYTAGTSAKKSDLLAPDRFPVYQTGRGGEFTYHGPGQRVIYVMLDLKRRKEDVRAFIGALEEWIIQTLAEFNIKGERREDRVGVWVVRPEKPSTIKNEPAEDKIAAIGIRLRKWVSFHGIALNVEPDLSHYSGIVPCGISDHGVTSLVDLGLPVTMADVDVVLKKTFEKIFGPTRSLNL; from the coding sequence ATGAATAATAACATACGCCAAAATCTCAATCATATTTTTTTGCCCAGCGTTTCCCCTGCCCGTCCGGTCGAATGGTTGGTTAGTGACGGATTGACACCTTATCCCTATGCTCTTCATGAAATGGAAGAACGCATTGCTAAAATTGCTTCAGGTGAAGCTGATGAACGCATCTGGTTGTTGGAACATCCTCCCGTTTATACCGCTGGAACCAGTGCAAAAAAAAGCGATTTACTCGCCCCTGACCGTTTTCCTGTTTACCAAACGGGTAGAGGTGGCGAGTTTACCTATCATGGCCCTGGCCAACGTGTCATTTATGTCATGCTTGACTTAAAGAGACGAAAGGAAGACGTCCGTGCATTTATTGGAGCTTTGGAAGAGTGGATTATACAGACTCTTGCCGAATTCAACATTAAGGGTGAACGTCGGGAAGACAGGGTTGGCGTATGGGTCGTAAGACCAGAAAAACCATCGACGATAAAAAACGAACCAGCTGAAGACAAAATTGCAGCCATTGGTATTCGTTTACGCAAATGGGTTAGTTTTCATGGAATTGCCCTCAACGTGGAGCCGGATTTATCACATTATAGTGGCATCGTTCCTTGCGGAATATCGGACCATGGAGTAACCAGTTTGGTTGATCTCGGCTTGCCTGTCACAATGGCAGATGTTGACGTTGTTCTTAAAAAAACTTTTGAAAAAATATTTGGTCCAACACGTTCTCTAAACCTTTAG
- a CDS encoding glucosyltransferase domain-containing protein encodes MICDNTDQKKFLITASIATVLFYFPLVIGSYYYRDDFERLLSQKPGWSELGRPFADLLAYFLSADWQWLPDSSPFFLLVALFLTIISTCLSLKIRAIPFNATTAVLVVTYLFNPFLLSAFFYRFDCVIMAMGVACGLLGWAYYKNSKLKSALFCFISMGFYQSYINMFIVLIIMETLYAVYSGKPVYSAVKFAVKAFVFAALICIATYLFDKLFINEYATGKSQFIFFGEKGVWKYFAVMMENVFSRYFGFLSTTGKILYSVSICLAFIQIQLHFYRHTNFDHPVLRATICSIVFLFMLPISLGVLYGIVGDGVIPPRVMPASIFFSVLIVFLLSRFITVFQQPELVEKIGTFANTKLIWVTLLLLLLCPLVFSYIVNSATRIQNDLNRFYLQRIATSLERYPADKPAVIIGGLGKSLFVAQTTERMRLVAAIIPFANSWELSSELKEFGYNNIINLSDTPKAHELVTQLCANRALPDITTPYYRIFDLGDYLFISLGKKNMCLGEYNDNNTPETK; translated from the coding sequence ATGATCTGCGACAATACAGACCAAAAAAAGTTTTTAATTACTGCATCTATTGCTACTGTTTTATTTTATTTCCCACTTGTCATCGGGAGCTATTACTACCGTGATGATTTTGAACGTCTTCTCTCACAAAAACCGGGTTGGAGCGAATTAGGAAGACCATTCGCAGATTTACTCGCATATTTTCTTTCGGCTGACTGGCAGTGGTTACCCGACTCGTCCCCCTTTTTCCTGTTGGTTGCTTTATTCTTAACAATAATCTCAACATGTTTGAGTCTGAAAATACGCGCGATCCCGTTCAATGCGACAACTGCGGTTCTGGTCGTCACCTATCTTTTTAATCCTTTTCTTTTGTCGGCTTTTTTCTATCGTTTTGATTGCGTCATTATGGCAATGGGCGTTGCCTGCGGTCTGCTAGGATGGGCCTACTACAAAAATTCGAAACTAAAGTCCGCGTTATTTTGCTTTATTTCAATGGGATTTTACCAATCCTATATCAACATGTTTATTGTTCTCATCATAATGGAAACATTATATGCGGTTTATAGCGGAAAACCTGTCTATTCCGCGGTAAAGTTTGCGGTCAAAGCATTCGTTTTCGCAGCCCTTATTTGTATCGCTACCTATTTATTCGATAAATTGTTCATTAATGAATACGCGACCGGAAAAAGCCAGTTTATTTTTTTCGGTGAAAAAGGTGTTTGGAAATATTTTGCAGTTATGATGGAAAACGTTTTTTCTCGTTATTTCGGTTTTCTATCCACTACCGGTAAAATATTGTATTCAGTGTCTATCTGTCTGGCATTTATCCAAATTCAGCTTCACTTTTACAGACATACAAACTTTGATCATCCGGTTTTGAGAGCCACGATTTGTTCAATTGTTTTTTTATTCATGTTACCCATTTCACTCGGAGTATTATACGGAATTGTTGGCGATGGCGTTATTCCCCCGAGAGTTATGCCAGCATCAATTTTCTTTTCTGTGTTGATCGTTTTTCTGCTATCCCGGTTTATCACGGTTTTCCAGCAACCTGAGCTCGTTGAAAAAATCGGAACATTTGCCAATACAAAATTAATTTGGGTGACTTTACTCCTCTTGCTTCTATGCCCGCTTGTGTTCAGCTATATCGTCAACAGCGCAACCCGAATTCAGAATGATTTAAACCGCTTTTATCTGCAACGCATTGCAACTTCCCTGGAACGCTATCCTGCTGATAAACCGGCTGTAATCATCGGTGGACTAGGAAAATCACTATTTGTTGCACAGACAACGGAAAGAATGCGGCTCGTTGCCGCTATAATTCCTTTTGCCAATTCCTGGGAGCTTTCATCTGAGTTAAAAGAGTTCGGTTATAATAACATTATCAATCTGTCGGATACGCCGAAGGCTCATGAATTAGTAACACAACTATGTGCTAACCGCGCTTTACCGGATATTACCACCCCTTATTACAGAATATTCGATTTAGGAGATTATCTGTTTATATCACTCGGGAAAAAGAATATGTGCCTTGGCGAATATAATGACAATAACACCCCCGAAACCAAATAA
- a CDS encoding GtrA family protein has product MTITPPKPNNWRTAIAVRSSKFYQRHKTILWFLCSGAIAFWIDFLTFWMLQTVGLNLWLARAVAFIIAATFTWVFNTKISFREREARFKNLKGWSTYIALATIGGSFNYCASMVVVKSVSEVNPVTMFIAVAAGSIAGLFANFFLNHIVFFKKS; this is encoded by the coding sequence ATGACAATAACACCCCCGAAACCAAATAATTGGAGGACAGCAATAGCTGTCCGATCTTCCAAGTTCTATCAAAGACATAAGACGATTCTATGGTTTTTATGTTCGGGCGCGATAGCCTTTTGGATTGATTTTTTGACGTTCTGGATGTTGCAAACCGTGGGGTTAAACCTTTGGCTCGCACGAGCAGTAGCTTTTATTATTGCTGCTACGTTCACCTGGGTCTTCAACACAAAAATATCATTTCGCGAACGTGAAGCACGTTTTAAAAACCTGAAAGGCTGGAGTACCTATATTGCATTGGCTACAATCGGTGGCAGTTTTAATTATTGCGCAAGTATGGTTGTCGTAAAGAGCGTTAGCGAAGTTAATCCTGTAACGATGTTTATAGCTGTTGCTGCGGGATCGATTGCGGGACTGTTTGCCAATTTTTTTCTCAATCACATCGTTTTTTTTAAGAAATCATGA
- a CDS encoding ChbG/HpnK family deacetylase yields the protein MTLYCLMNADDFALNTSCSEAIITSVKKGRLQATSVLAGGEDQASYDALNKAGNVYINAHLNLLEGKALTEGGSEFGLTTDDNFFCLSLGGLLRKLWFSPKTKLLQEWIFNEFCCQIESVYKHFDNKQIRIDGHLHIHTLPPLKGVIEKLLNKYSVCYIRTPYEIGYRYSPFSIENMKGNLRRQLLGWWAKATKTLARQYHLETADFFLGATASCRLTLDDIDRSLAMISRQAGGKDATIEIMIHPVVKGFSEGSFYKDSLYRSAHITQERQEELDLLLSDELIQIMKNHNAVFLDTNN from the coding sequence ATATTGCCTTATGAATGCGGATGATTTTGCGTTGAACACGTCTTGTTCGGAAGCTATTATCACTTCAGTAAAAAAGGGGAGACTTCAAGCAACAAGCGTTCTCGCCGGGGGTGAAGATCAGGCAAGTTACGACGCACTGAACAAGGCGGGTAACGTTTATATAAACGCACATCTCAATCTTCTTGAAGGAAAAGCTTTGACGGAGGGGGGAAGCGAATTCGGATTAACAACTGACGATAACTTCTTTTGTTTATCTTTGGGAGGATTGTTGAGAAAATTATGGTTTTCACCAAAAACAAAGTTGCTTCAGGAGTGGATTTTTAACGAATTTTGTTGCCAGATCGAGTCCGTTTACAAGCATTTTGACAATAAGCAAATAAGGATTGATGGGCATTTACATATCCATACTTTACCGCCGTTAAAAGGGGTTATCGAAAAGCTCCTGAATAAATATTCTGTTTGCTACATTCGCACCCCTTATGAAATCGGATATCGCTATAGTCCTTTTTCAATTGAAAATATGAAAGGTAATTTGCGGCGGCAATTGCTGGGGTGGTGGGCAAAAGCTACGAAAACTCTGGCCCGACAATATCATCTTGAGACAGCCGATTTCTTTTTGGGGGCGACCGCGAGTTGCCGGCTAACTTTGGACGATATTGATAGAAGTTTGGCAATGATATCACGCCAAGCCGGTGGGAAAGATGCAACAATCGAAATAATGATACATCCCGTTGTTAAAGGCTTTTCCGAGGGTAGTTTTTATAAGGATAGCCTTTATCGCTCGGCTCACATAACTCAGGAACGGCAAGAGGAACTGGACCTGCTGTTATCTGATGAACTTATCCAAATCATGAAAAATCATAACGCTGTTTTCCTGGATACGAACAATTAA